The Mesoterricola silvestris sequence CCGTAGAGGATGGTGAAGCCGGCCCACAGGAAGCTGCGGGTCTCCTTGATGATCATGCCCACCGTGCCCAGGCAGGGGGTGTAGATGAGGGTGAAGACCATGAAGGCCAGGGCGGTGAGGGGGGTGAGGCCCGAGCGCTGCTTGAGGGCCTCCTGCAGGGCGCTGGCCTCCCCGCGCTCCCCGGGCTGGGCCTGGTGGATGACGGCCATGGTGCTCACGACGATCTCCTTGGCCACGAACCCGGCGGTGAGGGCCACCGTGTCCTTCCAGGCCTCGGCGCGGGTGTGGTACGGGTCGAGGATGGGGGCCAGGGTGGGCTCCATGATCTTGCCAAAGCGGGCGGCGAGGCTGGAGTTCACCACGCGGCTTTCGTGGGCCAGGTCCAGGGAGGCCAGCCGGGCGTCCCGGTCCGCCTCGGGCAGGTTCAGGGCCTGGACGGCGGCGTGCTGGGACTGAAGTTCGGCGCTCCAGGAACTGTTGGCGATCCCCGGGTAGTGGGACAGGAACCACACCAGGGTGGAACCCGCCAGGATCACGGTGCCGGCCCGGTTCAGGAAGACGCTCCCCTTCTCCCACATGTGGATGACCGTGCTCTTGAGCACCGGCAGGCGGTAGGGGGGCAGTTCCATGACGAAGGGCGCGTTCTCCCCCCGGAAGAGGGAGAGCCGCAGGAGCTTGCCCATGGCCATGGCCAGGAAGAAGCCCAGGAAGTGCATGGCCAGGATGGCGAAGGCCGCCTGCACGGGCCGGAAGAAGGTGCCGGCGATGACGATGTAGATCTGCAGGCGGGCCGAGCAGGAGATGAGGGGCGCCACCAGGATGGTGATGAAGCGGTCCTCCCGGGCCTCGATGGTGCGCGTGGCCTGCACGGCGGGGACGTTGCAGCCCGTGCCCATGATGAGCGGGATGAAGCTCTTGCCGTGGAGGCCCATGAGGTGCATGAGGCGGTCCATGATGAAGGCGGCCCGGGCCATGTACCCGGTGTCCTCCAGGAAGGCGATGCAGCCCATGAGGAGCATGATCACCGGGACGAACACGATGACCGCGCCCACGCCGGGGATGATGCCGTCCACCAGGAGGCTGGAAAGCTCCCCGGCCGGAAGGTGGGCCGAAGCGTAGCCGTGGAGCCATCCGAAGGCGGCGGCGATCCAGTCCTGGGGGATCTTCCCCACCACGAAGGTGAGGGTGTACACGCCGATCATGATGGCGATGAAGACCGGAATGCCCAGGTAGCGATGGGTGAGCACCGCGTCCAGGCGGCCGGTGATGTCCGCGTGCTTGCGGTCCGTGCGCTCCACCACCTCTTCCACGAGGCCGTGCACGAAGCCGTAGCGGCCCTCGGCCAGCAGGGCGGAGCCGTCCGCCCCCAGGTGGGGCTCCAGGAACGCGAGGCTGGCCTGCACCTGGGCTCCGACGGCCTTGCGGGCGTGGCTCCGCTCCACCCGCTCCATGGCGTGGGGCACGCCCTCCAGGAGCTGGAGGGCGAGCCGGCGGGGCGGCTGGGCCTGGGCCAGATGCTCGTCCCGCAGGATCTCCTTCTGGATCTTCTGGAGCTCCCCTTCCATGTCCGGGCCGTAGTTCACCGAGGCCAGCTTGGCCGGGGGCGCCGCGGCCACCCGGAGGATGGCGTCCTTGAGGGCCTGGATGCCCTCCTCGCGGTTGCCCACGGTGGGCACCACGGGGCCCCCCAGGAGGCTCTCCAGGGCGGCCAGGTCGATGCGGAGGCCCTTTTCCGCGGCGTCGTCCATCATGTTCAGGACGAAGACCATGGGCCGGCCCAGCTCCAGGAGCTGGGTGGTGAGGTAGAGGTTGCGTTCCAGGTTGGAGGCGTCCAGCACGTTGACGATGAGGTCCACGGCCGGGTCGGCCACGTACTCGGAGGCGATGCGCTCGTCCTCGCTGCGGGCCGAGAGGGAGTAGGTTCCGGGCAGGTCCACCACCTCCACCGGCCCCTGGGCCGCCTCGAAGGTGCCGCTGCGGCGCTCCACCGTGACCCCGGGCCAGTTGCCGACGTGGTGCCGGGAGCCGGTGAGGGCGTTGAAGATGGTCGTTTTTCCGCAGTTGGGGTTGCCCGCCAGCGCCAGGGTGGTCATGTTAGGTCTCCTCGGACACGAGGATGCATTGACCCTCTTCCCGCCTCAGAGACAGGTGGTAGCCCTTGATGACAAGTTCCATGGGATCACCCATTGGAGCGAGCTTCTCCACCCGGATGCGGGCGCCCCGGATGAAGCCCATCTCCAGGAGGCGATGGCGAATCTTCCCCGTCGCCAGGATTTCCGTAACGATGGCCTCGGCCCCGGGCTGGAGGTCGCTTAGGGTTCTGGCTTGAACATGAGACATGATCTCAACTCCGTCATTCCAGTCTAGAACAACGGCCTCCTGAAACAAGCGGGAATGCTGCGACACTAATCACAAGATCGCCCATACACCTTTCCACTATGCTTGTATTAACGGCACCCATGGTCATCACTTTTCCCAACATCCTGACGTTCTTGCGCATCTGCGCGATTCCGTTCTTCGCGATCGCCGTCTGGTACGGGCGGACGGCGGAGGCCTGCGTCCTCTTCGCCTGCGCGGGGCTCACGGATCTCCTGGACGGGTGGATCGCGCGGCGCTTCAACCAGAAGTCCACCCTGGGGGCCATCCTGGACCCGGCCGCGGACAAGCTCCTGATGACGACGGCCTTCGTCCTCCTCGCCTTCCCCCGGGAGGCGTACGCGGTGCGGGTGCCGGCCTGGGTGGCCATCCTCGCCATCTCCCGGGACGTGCTGATCTCCCTGGTGGCCCTGGTGGCCTACGAGCGGCTCGACCCCAGCAAGTTCGCCCCCTCCTGGCTGGGCAAGGCCACCACCTTCGTGGAACTGGTGGCCATCTCCCTGGCCCTGCTGCTCAACCACCTGGGCCCCCGGGGCTGGTACCGCTACCTGGTGCCCTGGATCTTCTACCTCATCGCGGCCATGGTCATCGCCTCGGGCGTCCACTACTTCTTCCGGGCCACCCACGTGGCCGAACCCACGTGAGCGCCCAGGGGAAGGTGCGGATCCCCCTGGGCTTCGTCGCCCTGGCCGGGGCCGGCCTCCTGGCCCTTTGGTTCCTGCGCAGCGCCCTGGCGCCCTTCTTCCTGGCCCTGGTGCTGGCCTACGTCCTGGAGCCCCTGGTGGACCGCCTTGCCCGGAAGCTGGGGCGGGAATGGGCGTCCATCCTCGTCATCCTGGGGGCGGTGGCCGTGGCGGTGCTGCTGGCCTGGGCCCTGCTCCCCCTCCTGTGGGACCAGGTCGATCGCCTGATAACCTCCCTGCCTTCCCTCAAGGGCCGCCTGGAGAACCGCCTGGGGCCCTGGTTCCAGGCCCACCCCCTGGTCCTGGCCAAGCTCCGCCAGGGGCTGGACGGGCTGGATCCCATGGCCCTGGTGAAGGAGGTGGGCATGGCGGGGGCGGGCCTCCTGGGGTGGCTCCTGTCGCTCATCACCCTGATCCTGGTGCCCCTCATCCTCTACTACCTCCTGGTGGAAGGGCCCCGGCTCCTGCAGGAACTGGACGACCTGGTGCCCAGCCGCCACCTGGAGCGGGCCAAGGGCATCGCGGGGGAAGTGAACAACCGGCTGGGCGGGTACATCCGGGGGCAACTGGCGGTATCCCTGGTGATGTCCCTCCTCCAGGGCCTCGCCTTCCAGATCCTGGGGGTCCCCAACGCCTGGCTCCTGGGGCTGGTGGCGGGCTTCTCCAACGTGGTTCCGTACTCCCCCTACATCACGGCGCTGCCGCCCGCGCTGCTCTTCGCGGCGGTGAACGGGACCTCGGGCGGCGGGCTCCTGCTGGTGGCGCTGGTCTTCACCCTCGTGCAGAAGACCGAGACCGTCTATTTCACCCCGGTGTGGGTGGGGCGCGCCAGCGGCCTCCACCCCCTGGAGGTGCTGCTGGCCATCCTCTCCTTCGGCTACGCCTTCGGGGTGGTGGGCCTGATCTTCGCCGTGCCCCTGATGATCGTGCTCAAGATCGCCACCCGCATCGCCCTGGAGCACTACAAGGCCCACCCCTGGTTCGTGGGCGGGGAGCCGTGAGGCGGGTGCTCGCGGCGCTGGCGCTGGCCCTGGGGCTGTGGGCCGGAACCCCGGGAGAGCTGGGCCTGCCCTTCATCACCAACATCCGTCCCCGGGAGTACGCCGGCCCGCCCCAGAACTGGGATTTCGTGGAGGATGCCCGGGGCATCGTCTTCGTGGGCAACACCGCGGGCGTGCTGGAATTCGACGGCAACGCCTGGCGCATGATCCCCACCCGGAACCGCACCGCCGTGAGGTCCCTGGGCCTGGACGCCGGGGGACGGGTGTTCGTGGGCGCCAAGAACGAGTTCGGCTACCTGGCCCCGGACGCCTCCGGCCTGATGCGCTACGTCCCCCTGGAGGACCTGGTGGAGCCCGCGGCGCGGGCCTTCGCCGACGTGTGGAACGTCCTGCCCACGCCCGAAGGCGTCTACTTCCAGACCCGGGAGTACCTGTTCTTCTACGACGGGAAGGCGGTGCGCACCTTCAAGGCCGACACCTCCTTCACCCTGGCCTGGAAGGTCCGCGGCCGGATCCATCTCTACGAGCGCGGCATCGGGCCGGTGGTCCTGGACCGGGGCCGCTTCGTGCCCCTGGCGGGGGCCGGGAAGTTCACCAAGGAACTCGTGAACTTCATGCTGCCCTGGGGGGCGGGGCAGTCGATCCTCCTGGGCACCAGCCACCAGGGGCTCTTCCTGTACGACGGGTGGGACATCCTCCCGTTCCCCACGGACGCCGACGCCGAACTGGCCCGCATCACCATCAGCCACGGGGTGCTCCTGCGGGACGGCAACCTGGCCGTGGGGGCCATCCGGGGGGGCTGCTGGATCTTCGACCGGCAGGGGCGCCTGCGCATGCGCCTGGACCGCCAGGGGGGGCTGCAGGAGGATTTCGTCAACCGGCTCTTCGTGGACCGGCGCTCGCGGCTCTGGCTGGGGCTTAACCGCGGCATGGCGCGGGTGGAGTGGCCGTCGCCCTTCACCGCCTTCGGGGAGGATTCGGGCCTGGAGGGCACCGTCAACGCCCTGGCCCGCCACGGGGGCCTGCTGTACGCCGGCACCAGCAAGGGCCTGTTCGTCCTGGGCCGCAGCCGGCCCAAGGCCGGCGCCTCCCCCGTGGGTGGGCCCCTGTGGCGCTTCCGGAGGGTCGAGGACATCCACGGCCAGGTGTGGGGCTTCAGCACCGTCCAGGACCGGCTCATGGTGTGCAACGCCTCCGGCCTCTACGAGGCGCGGGGGGACCGGGCGGCGCTGGCCCTGTCCACCGAGGCCGACCGGGACGCCCTGTGTCTGGCGCGCTCCCGGCGAGACCCCTCCCGGTTCTACCTGGGGCTGGCCACGGGGGTGGCGCGGCTGCGCTGGAACGGTGTCCGGTGGAAGGACGAGGGGCGCATCCCCGGCCTCAAGGCCGAGGCGCGCACCCTGGCGGAGGCCGGGGACGGCTCCCTGTGGGTGGGCACCCAGTCCTCGGGCGTGCGGCGCGTGATCCCGCGGCCCGGGGGGCCCCCCGAGGTGGAGACCTACGGCCCCGCCCAGGGCCTGCCCTCCCTGGCCCACGATTTCGTGCGCGAGCTCTCCACGGGCCTGGTCTTCACGACCCACGCGGGCTTCTACCGGTTCGACGAGGCCACCCGCCGCTTCCAGCCCGATCCCCGGTTCGCGGCCCTGTTCCCCCAGGGCCCCCGGTACCCCGACGGGGTCGTGGAGGGGCCCGGGGGCCGGATCTGGATGCACGTGCAGGACGAGGCGACCCTGGAGCGGGACACCGGCTACGCCGAGGCCCTCCCCGGCCACCCCTTCCGGTTCGAGAAGGGGCCCTGGAAGCGCCTGGCCGACTCCACCATCTACGCCATCCTCCCCGAGGCGGACGGCACCGTCTGGATGGGCGGGCCCGACGGCCTCGTGCGCTACGATCCCGGCGAGGAGTTCAGCCTGCCCTGGAGCTCCGGGCCCCTGGTGCGGCGGATCACCGGCCCCGGCCGGCAGACCCTCCATGGCGGGGCCGGCGCGTGGAACGGCGCGGGCCGGCTCCCCTTCGCCTCCAATACCCTGCGGTTCGAGTTCGCGGCCCCCGGCGGCTCCCCGGAATCGGCCACCCAGTACCGGGTGCGCCTGGAGGGCTACGACCGGGCCTGGTCCCCCTGGTCCTCGGAGACCTTCCGGGACTACACCAACCTCCCCGAAGGCGCCTACCGGTTTCAGGTCGCCGCCCGCAACGGGAACGGCCAGGTGACTCCCGCCAGCGCCGTGGGCTTCCGCATCCTCCCGCCCTTCTACCGCACCTGGTGGGCCTACCTGGTGTACGTCGCGCTGGGGGCCCTCACGCTCCAGGCGCTGGTCCAGTGGCGCCTCTGGCGCAGCCGCCTGGCGCGAAAGGTCCTGGTGCGCAAGGTGGTGGAACGCACCGAGCAGCTCAGGCGGAAGACCACCCAGCTGGAACTGGCCAAGGCCGAGGCGGAGGCCGCGACCCGCGCCAAGAGCGAATTCCTCGCCAACATGAGCCACGAGATCCGCACCCCCCTGAACGCCATCCTGGGGTACGCCGAGATCCTCCGGGACGAGGTGGAGGAGCCGCGCCTGCGGGAGCACCTCGCGGCGATCTCCAGCGGCGGCAAGGCCCTCCTGGGCATCATCGGGGACATCCTCGACCTGTCGAAGATCGAGGCGGGCCGCATGGAACTGGAGTACGCCCCGGCCCACGTGGGCGACCTTGTGCGGGACGTGGTGCGCACCTTCGCCCTGCGCTGCCGGGAGAAGGGACTGGACCTCCAGGTGGAGGAGGACCCCGCGCTGCCCGGGATCCTCGTGGTCTCCCAGGTGCACCTGCGGCAGATCCTCTTCAACCTGATGGGCAACGCGGTGAAGTTCACGGAGCGGGGCGCGGTTTCCGTGGCCCTGAAGGAATGGGGCCGGGGCCCCGACAGCGTGGACCTGGCCATCGAGGTGCGGGACACCGGCATCGGCATCCCCGAAGGGCAGCGGGAGACCATATTCGACGCCTTCCACCAGGTCTCGGGCCAGGACGCGTCCCGGTACGGCGGCACGGGCCTGGGCCTGGCCATCTGCCGCCGCCTGGCGGACATGATGGGCGGGGAACTGCGGGTGGCCAGCGCCCAGGGCCAGGGCAGCACCTTCACCCTCTTTCTCCACGGGGTGGCCGTTTCCAGCGAGGAGGCGGTGCACGAGGACCTGGAAGCGCCCTTCCGGGGCGAATTCCTGCCGGCCACCCTGCTCCTGGTGGACGACGTGAAGCCCAACCGGGAGCTGCTCAAGCACTTCTTCGAGAGCTTCCCCTTCCGGTTCGAGGAGGCCCAGGACGGCGCCGAGGCCGTGGCGGTGGCCCGCAGGGTCCTCCCGGACCTCATCGTCATGGACCTGCGGATGCCCGTGCTGGACGGCATCCAGGCCACGCGGATCCTCAAGGCCGACGACCGCCTCAAGGCCATCCCGGTGATCATCCTCACGGCCTCCACGACCCAGTCCGACGAGGCTCCGGTGTGGGAGAGCGGGGCCGACGGCTTCCTGCGAAAGCCCGTCTCCCGTTCCAGGCTCGCCGCGGAAATCGCGCGGTTCCTGCCCTGCCGCGGGGAGGCGGCCCCGGGCGGGGCCCGGGAACCCTCCCCCGAGGTGCGGGCCGCCCTCCCCCGGCTCCTGGCCGAACTGGAGGGGGAGGCCCAGGCGGAATGGAGGCAGCTGGAGGATTCCTTCTTCATCGACCGCATGACCGGGTTCGCCGCGCGCATGGCGGCCCTCGCCGACACCTACGGGGAACCCGGCCTCAAGGCCTGGTCCGGCCAGGTCCTGGACCAGGCCGGCGCCTTCGACATGGAGAACCTCCCCGCCACCTTCCGGCGTTTCCCCGACGTGGTGGACGCCATCCGCCGGCTCTGCGGCTAGACTTGATGGACCCCCGGATTCCCAACGTGCCCGAAGCCCCCTCCCACATCCTCATCGTGGACGACGTCCCACGCAATCTCCAGGTGCTGGCCCTGCTCCTGGACAAGGCGGGATACCGGGTGTCCATGGCCATGGACGGCGCCAAGGCCCTGGCGATGGTCCAGGTGGAGCCCCCCGACCTCATCCTCCTGGACGTGATGATGCCCGAGCTGGACGGCCTGGAAGTGTGCCGCCGCCTCAAGGCCGACCCATCCGTGCGGGAGATTCCCGTGATCTTCCTCACCGCCAAGGCCGAGCTGGAGGACCTGCAGGAAGGCTTCCGCCTGGGGGCCGTGGACTACGTGACCAAGCCCTTCCGGGGCGGCGAGCTCCTGGCCCGGGTGGCCACCCACGTCAAGCTGGGGCAGGCCCTGGAGCGGGAGCGGGAACTCCGCCGGAGCCTGGAGGCCACCCTGGCCCAGGTGAAGGTGCTCTCCGGCCTGCTGCCCATCTGCGCCAAGTGCAAGAAGATCCGGGACGACCAGGGGTACTGGAACCAGATCGAGAACTACCTCTGCGCCCACGCCGACGTGGACTTCACCCACGGCATCTGCCCGGAGTGCTCGAGCGCGCTGTACCCCGAGATGAACGGCTAGGAACCTTCACCCCGCCGGGGTCCCGGCTTCCGCGGGCTCCAGGGTCCGGGCGTCCTGCTCGAGGATTCCCAGGAGCCGGCTGGCCAGGGCGCACCGGAAGGCCATGACCCGGAGGGTGGGACCCGCGGGCCGGCCCAGGGTACGGATGGCCGAGATGAGGGGGGCCGGAACGATGCGCTTCAGGATCGCCCGGGCGTGGGCGGAGCTGCGCAGCGGGCCGGCGTCGCTGCGCAGCGCCGCCACCAGGGAGGCCCGGAAGGGGGGCGGGAGGAGCCGGGTCATGGCCGGGCCCTCCAGTTCGCCGGCCATCCAGGACCGGTAGTCCTCGTCGTGCAGGTACCGGTTGCGGCTGTCGTCGGCGGCCAGGGTCGCGAAGGGGATGGGGGGGCTGAGGCTCCGCACCAGCTGCTCGTAGAGGTTCCGCCGCACCCGCAGGTGATCGGGCAACTGCCGCACGAATTCCATCACCGTGCGGGCCAGCATGGGGTTCGCCACCTCCACGAAGGGCGTCTTCACGTCCGACAGGGCGGCCAGCGAGATGGGGATGAAGCAGGTGTGGATGAGGCGGTCCCCGTAGGTCTGCAGGGATTCCTCGGGGCGCCGCTTCAGGTCGTCCGGGAGGATCTGGCGGCCGTCCGAGATGAGCCCGGCGGTTTCCTCCCCCAGGATCTCGCTGAGGAGAACCATGTCCTGGGCATACCGGTGATGGGTCTCCGGCCGGGAGATCGTGCCGAAGCCCTCGTCGCCCCGGATGATCCCGCCCACGCCCTCCCGGGCGAGCCCGGCCCACATCCTGAGGCCGTCCAGGTAGGGGAACAGGGCCTCCGTGGTGCCGCCGTGGGCGGCCATGAACGCGTCCACCACCTCCGCCGGAGGGGCCCCGGACCGCTCCGTGAGGAAGTAGTCGTTCACGAGGCCGTAGTGCCGGGCGAGCTTTTCGGCCACGAAGGCGTCGTTCCCCCGCTGGAGGCGGGTGGAGGCCAGGCCCCAGGTCACCGTGCGGGGCCGGAACCCGGAGCCCTCCAGGGCGGCGAGCACCATCCGGCTGTCGTAGCCTCCGGACAGAGGCACCACCCACCGCGGGGACCGGGTGTGGCAGTTCCGGATGGCGCCGCCCACGAGGGACCCCAGGTTTTCCAGGGCCTCGGCGCGGCTCATGCTGAGGTTCTGGAAGACGACGGGGGAGGTGTGCAGGTCCAGGGTCCAGGCCCCCCGGTCCAGGGTGAGGCGCGCGCCCCGGGGAAGCCGGCGGATGCGCGTGTCCCAGGAATCCGAAGGGCCCAGGGAGCCCGAGGACAGGAACCAGGCGAAAGCCGACCGGTTGAAGGAAAGCCCCCGGAGGAGGCAGATGAGGGCCCGCTGGGAGGTGGAGGCCAGGAACTCCCGTTCCGTGAAGGCGTACCAGAGGGTGCGGGTCCCGGCGTAATCCGAGCAGAGTTCCGTGAGGTGGCCGTCGGCGCGCACCAGGGCGTAGGTGCCGTCGGGGAGGGGGCTTCCCGGCCGGGCCCAGGCCTCCCCGTCCCCCACCAGGGCGCCCAGGCAGGCCGAAGCCCCCTCGGTCTGCACAGCCCCGTGGGGGCCCGTCACGCACAGCCCCTCGCCGGGCCCCAGGTGGAGGTGGTGCGGGAACTCCCCCCGCAGGAGGGCCGGGGTGATGCGGTCCGCCACACGCGCGAGCGTTTCGCCGGAGAATCCCGCAAGCCCGTGGGGACGGCACGTGTAGATCAGGTTCGACATGGGGAGAAAGGTCTAGGGTTCGGTTGCGACGGCATTCCCACCGGCCCCCCTGCGGGAGGGCACGACGCCCTCGGGAATGGGGAGCAGCCGGATCTTCCAGACCATGGAAAGGACCATCCGCACCTGGAGGAGGCCCCGGCAGGTGGACGCGCCCTTGGCGAGGCAGGCCTGGGAGGACCGGTTCTCCACGGCCACCAGCATCACCACCCGGGAGCCCACCGGCAGGTTCCCGGTTACGTGGGCCAGGAGGACGGCATTGATGCCCCGGCCCCGCCATTCGGGCCGCACCCAGGCGCCGCCGAGGTACACGGCATCCGGGCCCAGCCACCGGGCCACAGGGTCCCAGGGGTACTGCCACCCGCAGGCCACCGGTTCCCCTTCGATGCAAAGCACGTGGGCCACCGCCTGGCGGCGGAAGTTGGAGAGGCCCTCCCCTCCGCCCGCGCGGATGAGCAGGTCCAGGTCCGGGTCGTCGGCGGAGGTGAAGGTCCGGACCGTCCACCCTTCCGGGAGCACCGATTCCGGGCCGGGGCCGGTGGTGCGGAATTCATAGAGCAGGTTCTCGGTCAATTCCGTGACCCGGCTCCAGAGGTAGGCGGTCGCGGCCCGGAAGCCCAGGGTGCGCAGTTTGCGCACCAGGTCGCCGAGGAAGGGGGGGATCCGGCGCAGCACGTCCCCCAGGCGCCTGCCCAGGGAGCGGGTGCGGTGCTGCAGGGATTGCGGATCGCTCATGGGCCTGGCCTCCGCCGGGGAACTTCCGGAAGCTCGATCGCCTTGGCAGGTATGTCGTCTGTCTGCACCGGGTTTCGAGGGGAAAGGTGGGCGTATTGATTAATGGCCACTGTGACAAAACGGGTTGGGATCGTCAAGCGGGCAATTAATTAACATTCCCCGGAGGGCCAAAACAAAGGCATCGTTCGAACGTTCGTCCGAACGATGCCGGGGGGCGGGTCTTTTTAGATGCGGTCGAAGGCGCTGAAGAAGTAGCTCACTTCGCGGGCGGCCGAATCCGGGGAGTCGGAGCCGTGGGTGGCGTTGCGCCCCATGTTCTGGCCGTAGAGCTTGCGGAGGGTGCCTTCGGCGGCCTTGGCCGGATCGGTGGCCCCCATGAGTTCCCGCCAGCGGAGGATGGCGTTCTCGCCCTCCAGGCAGAGGAGGACCACCGGACCTTCCGTCATGAAGGCTTCCAGCTCGGGGTAGAACCCCTTGTGGACGTGCTCGGCGTAGAAGCCCCGGCAGAGCTCGGGGGTCAGGCGCGCCATGCGCATGCCGCGCAGGGTGAAGCCGGCCTTTTCGATGGCGGAAAGGATGTTGCCGATGTTGCCGTCCTGGACCGCATTGGGCTTGATGATCCCAAACGTCTGTTCAATGCTCATTGATGCTCCATAAACAATCCCACAGTTTGCCCCAGCCCCCTTGAGTACTCAAGCGGAAGGGTCAGGAATACGACCCTCCGGTGATTTCGCGACGTATGGTGGGCAATTCGCCGCGTCGCATGTAAAATGGAGGGCTTGACGGAACTGGAACCCAGCATGCTTGACAACCTCCTTAAGAAATTCATCGGCTCCAAGAACGACCGCGAGCTGAAGCGCCTCTGGGCCAAGGTCCAGACGATCAACGCCCTCGAGGCGGGGATCCGGGAGCTCTCGGACGACGACCTGAAGGCCAAGACTCCTTATTTCAAGGAAAAGCTGGCCAACGGGGCGACCCTGGAGGACATCCTGCCCGAAGCCTTCGCCGTGGTGCGGGAGGCCTCCCGGCGGGTGCTTCGCATGCGCCATTTTGATGTGCAGCTCATTGGCGGCATGGTGCTCCACTACGGCAAGGTCGCCGAGATGCGCACGGGCGAGGGCAAGACCCTCACCGCCACCCTGCCCCTGTACCTGAACGGTCTGGCCGGCAAGGGCAGCCACCTGGTCACCGTGAACGACTACCTGGCCCGGCGCGACGCGGAGTGGATGGGCCGTCTCTACGGCTGGCTGGGCCTCACCGTGGGCGTCGTGCAGCACGGCCTCACGGACGACGAGCGCCGCGCCGCCTACGCCTGCGACATCACCTACGCCACCAACAACGAGATCGGCTTCGACTACCTGCGCGACAACATGAAGTGGTCCCTGGAGGACTTCACCCAGCGCGGCTTCACCTTCGCCATCGTGGACGAGGTGGACTCCATCCTCATCGACGAGGCCCGCACCCCCCTGATCATCGCCGGCAGCAGCGAGGAGGACACCTCCAAGTACTTCCGCAT is a genomic window containing:
- a CDS encoding asparagine synthetase B family protein — protein: MSNLIYTCRPHGLAGFSGETLARVADRITPALLRGEFPHHLHLGPGEGLCVTGPHGAVQTEGASACLGALVGDGEAWARPGSPLPDGTYALVRADGHLTELCSDYAGTRTLWYAFTEREFLASTSQRALICLLRGLSFNRSAFAWFLSSGSLGPSDSWDTRIRRLPRGARLTLDRGAWTLDLHTSPVVFQNLSMSRAEALENLGSLVGGAIRNCHTRSPRWVVPLSGGYDSRMVLAALEGSGFRPRTVTWGLASTRLQRGNDAFVAEKLARHYGLVNDYFLTERSGAPPAEVVDAFMAAHGGTTEALFPYLDGLRMWAGLAREGVGGIIRGDEGFGTISRPETHHRYAQDMVLLSEILGEETAGLISDGRQILPDDLKRRPEESLQTYGDRLIHTCFIPISLAALSDVKTPFVEVANPMLARTVMEFVRQLPDHLRVRRNLYEQLVRSLSPPIPFATLAADDSRNRYLHDEDYRSWMAGELEGPAMTRLLPPPFRASLVAALRSDAGPLRSSAHARAILKRIVPAPLISAIRTLGRPAGPTLRVMAFRCALASRLLGILEQDARTLEPAEAGTPAG
- the ndk gene encoding nucleoside-diphosphate kinase; translated protein: MSIEQTFGIIKPNAVQDGNIGNILSAIEKAGFTLRGMRMARLTPELCRGFYAEHVHKGFYPELEAFMTEGPVVLLCLEGENAILRWRELMGATDPAKAAEGTLRKLYGQNMGRNATHGSDSPDSAAREVSYFFSAFDRI
- a CDS encoding GNAT family N-acetyltransferase encodes the protein MSDPQSLQHRTRSLGRRLGDVLRRIPPFLGDLVRKLRTLGFRAATAYLWSRVTELTENLLYEFRTTGPGPESVLPEGWTVRTFTSADDPDLDLLIRAGGGEGLSNFRRQAVAHVLCIEGEPVACGWQYPWDPVARWLGPDAVYLGGAWVRPEWRGRGINAVLLAHVTGNLPVGSRVVMLVAVENRSSQACLAKGASTCRGLLQVRMVLSMVWKIRLLPIPEGVVPSRRGAGGNAVATEP